A stretch of Pseudomonas sp. CCC3.1 DNA encodes these proteins:
- the pheT gene encoding phenylalanine--tRNA ligase subunit beta: protein MKFSEQWLRGWVNPQVSRDELVARLSMAGLEVDSVTPAAGVFSGVVVGEVLSTEQHPDADKLRVCQVSNGSETFQVVCGAPNVRPGLKVPFAMIGAELPGDFKIKKAKLRGLESNGMLCSQAELQIGEGNDGLMELPSDAPVGEDIRTFLGLEDASIEVDLTPNRGDCLSLAGLAREVGALYAAEVTRPVVAAVAAVHDEVRPVEVLAPSACPRYLGRVIRNVDLSRPTPLWMVERLRRADVRSIDAAVDITNYVMLELGQPLHAFDLAEINGGIRVRMADEGEKLVLLDGQEVTLRSDTLVIADHSRALAIAGVMGGEHSGVSIKTRDIFLESAFFDQIAVAGKARSYGLHTDASHRYERGVDWKLAREAMERATGLLLEITGGEAGPIVETVNEQYLPSIAPITLRAARITQMLGLEMDSAEVERLLSALGLDISADGVGQWRVEVPSHRFDISLEVDLIEELARLYGYNRLPVRYPQARLAPQAKTEARSELPELRRLLVARGYQEAITYSFIDPKQFELFSPGVKPLLLANPISNDMAAMRASLWPGLVKSLQHNLNRQQDRVRLFESGLRFVGQLEGLKQEPMLAGVVCGSRLPEGWAQGRDVADFFDVKADVEAVLGFAGALDAFTFVVGSHPALHPGQTARIERDGREVGYVGAIHPELAKTLGLDRPVFLFELVLAEVASGKMPKFHELSRFPEVRRDLALLADRDVAASDVLNVIRENAGEWLTDLRLFDVYQGKGIDPHRKSLAVGLTWQHPSRTLNDDEVNTTTQNILTSLEKRLNATLRK, encoded by the coding sequence ATGAAATTCAGTGAACAATGGCTGCGTGGTTGGGTTAACCCGCAGGTAAGTCGTGACGAGCTGGTTGCTCGTTTGTCGATGGCCGGTCTTGAGGTCGATAGCGTAACGCCGGCCGCCGGTGTATTCAGCGGCGTTGTCGTGGGTGAGGTGCTCAGCACTGAGCAGCACCCAGACGCCGACAAACTTCGCGTGTGTCAAGTCAGCAATGGCTCGGAGACTTTTCAGGTAGTTTGCGGTGCGCCGAACGTACGGCCCGGCCTGAAAGTTCCATTCGCCATGATCGGTGCAGAACTGCCAGGCGACTTCAAAATCAAGAAAGCCAAGCTGCGTGGTCTTGAGTCCAATGGCATGCTGTGCTCGCAAGCAGAGCTGCAAATTGGTGAAGGCAATGATGGCTTGATGGAATTGCCATCCGATGCGCCTGTAGGCGAGGACATTCGCACGTTTCTGGGGCTTGAAGATGCCAGCATTGAGGTCGACCTGACCCCTAACCGTGGCGACTGCTTGTCTTTGGCAGGTTTGGCCCGCGAGGTTGGCGCGCTGTACGCCGCAGAAGTGACTCGTCCTGTAGTAGCCGCTGTTGCAGCGGTACACGATGAAGTTCGCCCGGTTGAGGTGTTGGCACCTTCTGCCTGCCCGCGTTATCTGGGGCGCGTCATCCGCAACGTCGATCTGTCACGCCCGACGCCTCTCTGGATGGTTGAACGCCTGCGTCGTGCAGACGTTCGTAGCATCGACGCTGCTGTCGACATCACAAACTATGTGATGCTTGAGTTGGGTCAGCCGTTGCACGCATTCGATCTCGCCGAGATTAATGGCGGCATCCGCGTGCGTATGGCTGACGAGGGCGAGAAACTGGTACTGCTCGACGGTCAGGAAGTCACCCTGCGTAGCGACACATTGGTGATTGCTGACCACTCCCGTGCTTTGGCAATTGCTGGTGTGATGGGCGGGGAGCACAGCGGTGTTTCTATCAAAACCCGCGATATATTCCTCGAAAGTGCTTTCTTTGATCAGATCGCTGTAGCGGGTAAGGCCCGATCCTATGGTCTGCACACAGATGCCTCGCATCGCTATGAGCGTGGTGTGGACTGGAAATTGGCGCGTGAAGCCATGGAGCGTGCCACAGGCTTGCTTCTGGAAATCACCGGTGGTGAAGCTGGTCCAATCGTAGAGACTGTTAACGAGCAGTACCTGCCATCGATTGCACCCATCACTTTGCGCGCTGCACGCATCACTCAGATGCTCGGCCTAGAAATGGATTCTGCTGAAGTCGAGCGTCTGCTCAGTGCTTTGGGGCTGGACATTTCCGCTGACGGGGTAGGGCAGTGGCGTGTTGAGGTGCCTAGCCACCGTTTCGATATCAGCCTTGAAGTTGATTTGATCGAAGAATTGGCTCGCCTTTATGGTTACAACCGTCTGCCGGTTCGCTACCCGCAAGCTCGCCTTGCGCCGCAAGCTAAAACTGAGGCGCGTAGCGAACTGCCAGAGTTGCGTCGCCTGCTGGTAGCTCGTGGTTACCAGGAAGCAATAACTTACAGTTTTATCGATCCGAAGCAATTCGAATTGTTCAGCCCGGGCGTTAAGCCTCTATTGTTGGCCAATCCAATTTCCAACGACATGGCAGCAATGCGTGCGTCTTTGTGGCCGGGTCTGGTTAAGTCCTTGCAGCACAACCTCAACCGTCAGCAAGATCGCGTCCGTCTCTTCGAAAGTGGTCTGCGTTTTGTCGGGCAACTGGAAGGTCTGAAGCAAGAGCCAATGCTTGCCGGTGTAGTATGCGGTAGCCGCTTGCCAGAAGGCTGGGCACAAGGTCGCGATGTTGCCGACTTCTTTGACGTCAAAGCTGACGTAGAAGCGGTGTTGGGCTTTGCCGGTGCACTTGATGCGTTCACCTTTGTAGTGGGTAGCCATCCTGCTTTGCACCCTGGGCAGACTGCTCGTATTGAGCGTGATGGGCGTGAAGTCGGTTATGTGGGTGCGATTCACCCTGAACTGGCAAAAACGCTGGGTCTTGACCGTCCTGTGTTCCTTTTCGAACTGGTACTGGCAGAAGTGGCTTCGGGCAAAATGCCGAAATTCCACGAGCTGTCCCGCTTCCCGGAAGTGCGCCGTGACCTGGCATTGTTGGCTGATCGTGACGTTGCAGCCAGCGATGTGCTGAACGTAATCCGTGAAAATGCAGGTGAATGGCTGACAGACCTCAGGCTATTTGACGTTTACCAGGGTAAAGGTATTGATCCGCATAGAAAAAGCCTTGCAGTTGGCTTGACCTGGCAGCATCCATCGCGCACTCTTAATGACGATGAGGTGAACACCACGACACAAAATATCCTCACCTCGCTCGAAAAAAGGTTGAACGCCACGTTAAGGAAGTGA
- the ihfA gene encoding integration host factor subunit alpha, which translates to MGALTKAEMAERLYEELGLNKREAKELVELFFEEIRHALEDNEQVKLSGFGNFDLRDKRQRPGRNPKTGEEIPITARRVVTFRPGQKLKARVEAYAGTKS; encoded by the coding sequence ATGGGGGCTCTGACGAAAGCTGAAATGGCGGAACGTCTTTATGAAGAGCTGGGCCTGAATAAACGCGAAGCCAAAGAATTGGTGGAGTTGTTTTTCGAAGAAATCAGGCACGCTCTTGAAGACAATGAACAGGTCAAACTGTCAGGTTTTGGCAATTTTGATTTGCGTGACAAGCGACAGCGGCCTGGCCGCAATCCGAAAACGGGAGAGGAAATCCCGATCACGGCTCGCCGTGTGGTCACCTTTCGTCCAGGGCAGAAGTTGAAGGCCCGAGTAGAGGCTTATGCTGGAACCAAGTCATAA
- a CDS encoding MerR family transcriptional regulator encodes MLEPSHNDELPPIPGKRYFAIGEVSELCAVKPHVLRYWEQEFPQLNPVKRRGNRRYYQRQDVLMIRQIRALLYDQGFTIGGARQRLSGDEAKDDTTQYKQLIRQTISELEDVLLVLRK; translated from the coding sequence ATGCTGGAACCAAGTCATAACGACGAGCTCCCGCCGATTCCAGGCAAACGCTACTTCGCCATTGGCGAAGTTAGCGAGTTATGTGCGGTAAAGCCGCACGTGCTGCGCTACTGGGAGCAAGAATTTCCTCAGCTTAACCCCGTCAAACGACGCGGAAACCGCCGGTATTATCAGCGACAAGACGTGCTGATGATCCGGCAGATTCGCGCTTTGCTTTACGATCAAGGTTTTACCATCGGAGGCGCACGCCAGCGATTGTCTGGCGATGAAGCCAAAGATGACACCACGCAATACAAACAACTGATTCGCCAAACGATCTCCGAGCTGGAGGACGTTTTACTGGTACTTCGCAAATAA